A genomic stretch from candidate division KSB1 bacterium includes:
- a CDS encoding MBL fold metallo-hydrolase — protein MNRIHAKPKQNAILLIPHRMKKMTTHYICLLFLWSSLSGCGTFPRGSYGKPQEISYSNVQGFSPQKGEVLEWHSASINNEDEPVVTASRLPPSGLKIRWLGTAGYEISDDSTVILIDPFVSRPAFGQLIKTITIDTSAVNHYILAPIPLQNLKVILVAHAHHDHVQDVPYILAQYPDSLKRPLVVGSQNVHDLIVGHEPGRGMEWLDSIGGLQNSKIKTLLFSPGKKECLLGSDIYCDVGRFGNFKITAFASDHSSYDHLGSTAIVGSIKKHPPYNVFDYKMNHNTSIGYLIEYQGLRIFFSESTIVRHNNQIGEVDILIQGITSRRDYNTIVQTLAYLKPKYVIPSHYDNFFKPIKKMKILDTKIGLGPLNFSRFEQFVIGFERYYAKVARDRFKLAAKNFQPKLRLMKLFYFYSLVNLDQ, from the coding sequence TTGAATAGAATTCATGCAAAGCCAAAACAAAACGCTATCCTGCTAATACCTCATAGAATGAAGAAAATGACAACCCATTATATTTGCCTACTCTTTCTCTGGTCGAGTCTTTCCGGTTGTGGTACATTTCCCAGGGGTAGTTATGGCAAACCACAAGAAATTTCATATTCAAATGTTCAGGGATTTTCTCCACAAAAAGGCGAGGTATTGGAATGGCATTCAGCCAGCATAAACAATGAAGATGAGCCTGTTGTGACGGCCTCACGTTTGCCACCATCCGGCTTGAAGATAAGATGGCTGGGCACTGCGGGATATGAAATTAGTGACGACTCTACAGTTATCTTAATTGATCCATTTGTCTCCCGGCCTGCTTTTGGTCAGCTAATCAAAACCATTACGATCGACACGAGTGCCGTTAACCATTACATCCTTGCGCCGATTCCATTACAAAACCTAAAAGTAATATTAGTTGCACATGCGCATCATGATCATGTTCAGGATGTCCCATATATTCTTGCGCAATATCCGGATTCCCTAAAACGACCATTGGTAGTAGGCAGCCAGAATGTCCATGACCTGATCGTTGGACATGAGCCTGGAAGAGGCATGGAATGGCTCGATTCAATTGGAGGATTGCAAAATAGCAAAATAAAGACACTGCTTTTTAGTCCTGGTAAAAAAGAATGTTTGCTGGGTTCGGACATTTATTGTGATGTCGGTAGGTTTGGTAATTTCAAGATAACGGCATTTGCCTCTGACCATTCCAGTTATGATCATCTGGGTTCTACCGCTATTGTTGGTTCCATCAAAAAACATCCCCCCTATAATGTTTTTGATTATAAGATGAACCATAATACTTCAATTGGTTATTTGATAGAATACCAGGGCTTACGCATTTTTTTTAGTGAATCTACTATCGTTAGACACAACAACCAAATAGGTGAAGTGGATATCCTGATCCAGGGCATCACATCCAGAAGAGACTATAACACTATAGTTCAAACCCTTGCATATCTAAAACCTAAATATGTGATCCCATCCCACTACGACAATTTTTTCAAGCCAATTAAGAAAATGAAAATCCTTGATACAAAAATTGGCTTGGGTCCGCTAAATTTCAGCCGCTTTGAGCAATTTGTTATTGGATTTGAGAGATATTATGCCAAGGTTGCGCGTGACCGTTTTAAGTTAGCTGCAAAGAACTTTCAGCCAAAACTTCGTCTGATGAAGTTATTTTACTTTTATTCACTGGTGAATTTAGACCAATAG
- a CDS encoding DUF885 domain-containing protein produces the protein MKKYILGFLGLVLLIGGWWTYKLVWGKPLNINHFYERVFIEFLLDDPQLLSQLGFIDNSLLDFHSDDLTDSSPARAQKLADKTRSDLELLRSYDREDQSKSQQLSTDILEWFIDDAVRGERFMYHNYPVNQLFGVQSNLPSFMDATHQVKNKKSAENYIARLSKFGIKFDQVIEGLKLREEKGIIPPKFVIEKVLIEMRNFVIQPVDENILFVSFQMKVEKVKEFEKESAGKLFADVREQIEKTVFPAYQRMIFYFEALEAKATTDDGVWKLPDGEAYYAYQLRSNTTSDFTPEEVHQLGLEEVNRIQSTMHSILDSLGYTGKTVASHMRRLGSEDRFLYPDTDSARVQILKKYQEIIDEIDQNLGMVFNVRPKMGVEVRRVPEFKEKTAPGAYYNGPAMDGSRPGVFFANLRDVKEISKFGMRTLAYHEAIPGHHFQIAIQQKITGVPTFRNLIPFTAYTEGWALYAELLAWEYGLQQDPFNNLGRLQAELFRGVRLVVDTGIHYKRWTREQAIAYMLDNTGMSKGDVVAEIERYIVNPGQACAYKIGMLRIVELREKAKQKLGDHFDIRDFHDVVLKNGAMPLSILEQVVNEYVESKLSS, from the coding sequence ATGAAAAAATATATTCTTGGATTTCTTGGATTGGTGTTATTAATCGGAGGATGGTGGACTTACAAGCTTGTCTGGGGTAAACCGCTGAACATAAACCATTTTTATGAAAGAGTATTCATCGAATTCTTACTGGACGATCCGCAGTTACTCTCCCAATTAGGATTCATAGATAATTCACTTTTAGATTTTCACAGTGACGATCTAACGGACTCATCGCCAGCCCGGGCTCAAAAACTTGCTGATAAAACTCGGAGCGATCTCGAGCTTCTGCGTAGCTACGACCGTGAGGATCAAAGCAAATCGCAACAACTTTCAACTGATATCCTGGAATGGTTCATCGATGATGCTGTCCGGGGAGAACGATTTATGTACCATAATTATCCTGTCAATCAACTATTCGGAGTGCAGAGTAACCTTCCCAGTTTCATGGACGCTACACATCAAGTCAAAAATAAGAAAAGTGCGGAAAATTACATAGCCAGGTTATCAAAATTTGGTATTAAGTTCGACCAGGTGATTGAAGGATTGAAACTGCGGGAAGAAAAAGGGATCATCCCACCCAAATTTGTTATAGAGAAAGTTCTCATAGAAATGCGGAATTTCGTTATTCAACCAGTAGATGAGAACATCCTGTTTGTTTCCTTTCAAATGAAAGTTGAAAAGGTAAAAGAGTTTGAAAAAGAAAGCGCTGGTAAACTCTTTGCAGATGTCCGAGAACAGATTGAAAAAACTGTGTTCCCTGCTTATCAAAGAATGATTTTCTATTTTGAAGCTTTAGAGGCTAAAGCCACAACCGATGACGGCGTTTGGAAACTTCCCGATGGTGAAGCATATTATGCTTACCAGTTGCGCAGCAATACCACATCCGATTTCACTCCGGAAGAGGTACACCAGCTTGGCTTAGAGGAGGTAAACCGTATCCAGAGTACAATGCATTCAATCCTGGATAGCCTCGGTTATACCGGTAAGACCGTTGCGAGTCACATGCGCCGACTCGGCTCAGAAGACCGCTTCCTTTATCCTGATACCGATTCCGCACGTGTGCAAATCTTAAAAAAATACCAGGAGATTATCGATGAAATCGACCAAAACCTGGGCATGGTATTTAACGTACGCCCTAAGATGGGTGTGGAAGTAAGGCGCGTTCCCGAATTTAAGGAGAAGACCGCACCTGGCGCTTATTACAATGGACCAGCAATGGACGGATCACGTCCAGGTGTTTTCTTTGCCAATCTTCGCGATGTAAAAGAAATTTCTAAATTTGGCATGCGTACCCTGGCCTATCATGAAGCCATACCCGGCCACCATTTTCAAATAGCGATCCAGCAAAAGATAACCGGAGTTCCCACTTTCCGCAATCTTATTCCCTTTACTGCTTACACAGAAGGGTGGGCGCTTTATGCGGAGCTCCTTGCATGGGAATACGGCCTTCAGCAAGATCCGTTCAATAATCTTGGCCGATTGCAAGCCGAATTGTTTCGAGGGGTACGCCTTGTTGTTGATACCGGCATACATTACAAAAGATGGACGCGCGAACAAGCTATCGCTTATATGCTTGACAATACCGGCATGTCAAAAGGTGATGTAGTTGCAGAGATTGAACGTTATATTGTCAATCCAGGTCAAGCCTGTGCTTATAAGATCGGGATGTTAAGAATTGTTGAGTTGCGAGAAAAAGCGAAACAAAAATTGGGCGATCACTTCGACATCAGGGATTTTCATGATGTGGTACTCAAGAACGGCGCCATGCCCCTGAGCATTCTAGAACAGGTGGTGAATGAATATGTAGAGAGTAAATTGTCCTCTTAA
- a CDS encoding tyrosine-type recombinase/integrase, with product MDPINQKNTTIKYLTQEETARFFSKIKSKRDRAMFNVIYKYGLRASEAGLLKIEDIDLDRRRIKIWRLKGGVSGEYGIFSDTARLLKAYLKEREVDFYSPLFLSRKKNAISRKTIDDLFRAYAKKAKLPKDKWHAHTLRHSIAVHMLDAGHTQEEVKDQLGHKYIQTTDIYATISGRKRKQIYDRMERAREIVSIS from the coding sequence ATGGATCCTATCAATCAAAAAAATACAACCATAAAATATCTTACCCAGGAAGAGACCGCGAGATTTTTTTCAAAGATCAAATCTAAACGCGATCGGGCCATGTTCAATGTGATTTATAAATACGGCCTCAGGGCATCGGAAGCCGGATTACTTAAAATAGAAGATATTGACTTGGATCGCCGACGGATTAAAATCTGGCGATTGAAAGGTGGTGTTTCAGGAGAGTATGGCATTTTCTCAGACACTGCTCGACTTTTAAAAGCTTACCTTAAGGAAAGAGAAGTTGATTTTTATTCGCCTTTGTTTCTTTCCCGGAAGAAAAATGCAATTTCACGAAAAACCATCGATGATCTTTTTCGGGCGTATGCCAAGAAAGCAAAATTGCCCAAAGATAAATGGCATGCACATACTTTAAGACATTCTATAGCGGTGCATATGCTCGATGCTGGTCACACCCAGGAGGAAGTAAAAGATCAGTTAGGCCATAAATACATTCAAACTACAGATATTTACGCAACAATCTCTGGTCGTAAACGCAAACAAATCTACGATCGTATGGAACGAGCAAGGGAAATCGTTAGCATTTCATGA